A stretch of the Osmerus eperlanus chromosome 10, fOsmEpe2.1, whole genome shotgun sequence genome encodes the following:
- the zgc:153993 gene encoding apoptosis regulator BAX → MADSREVGEETGEEELGAVGGEDVVDDRIMEQGAIVLRGYVVGRITSEHPDRRLSSEDLGGRPNELQDPEIKEVVGQLLKIADELNNNVELQRLIGTVQANCAQDVFFTVARSIFADGINWGRVVALFHLAYRLIYNALTQNHFDIIRRIICWVLQFIRENIYGWIRQQGGWRGVVSTIWTWRTASLVAAAAFVVAMIYWRKTH, encoded by the exons ATGGCAGATTCCCGAGAAGTAGGGGAGGAAACTGGCGAGGAAGAACTCGGTGCTGTCGGCGGCGAAG ATGTCGTTGATGACCGAATTATGGAACAAGGAGCAATTGTTCTAAGAGG GTATGTGGTGGGTAGGATCACCTCTGAGCATCCTGACAGACGTCTGTCCTCCGAGGACCTGGGGGGGCGTCCCAACGAGCTCCAGGACCCCGAGATTAAAGAGGTTGTGGGCCAGCTGCTGAAAATTGCGGACGAGCTCAACAACAATGTAGAGCTGCAACG GTTAATTGGCACCGTGCAAGCCAACTGTGCCCAGGATGTCTTCTTCACGGTGGCAAGGAGCATCTTCGCAGATGGCATTAACTGGGGCAGAGTGGTCGCCCTCTTTCATCTGGCTTACCGGCTCATCTACAAT GCACTGACGCAAAATCACTTTGACATCATCAGACGTATCATCTGCTGGGTTCTCCAGTTTATCAGAGAAAACATCTATGGCTGGATCAGACAGCAAGGGGGCTGG aGGGGCGTGGTGAGCACCATATGGACCTGGAGGACCGCCTCCCttgtggctgctgcagcatttgtGGTTGCCATGATTTATTGGAGGAAAACACACTGA